The segment TCGCAGGCTTTCATGCAAGCTTCCAGATTGCGGATGTCGCCTTCCTGTACTTCCAACCTGTCGTTATCTTTAAAAGCTCTTAAGTTTTTGTGGAACCCATTAGAGTAATCATCAAATACCCGCACCTTTTTGGCGTTATACTTCAGAAGGTATTCTACTAAGTTGGAGCCAATGAAACCTGCTCCGCCGGTAATTAGAAAGGAAGTTTGCTCTAAAGAGCCGTTATGAAAAGGATGCTCGTACACTATTGAATAATTTTAATTGGAAATAAAGAGTACTGACTCATTTTGTGACTACTTTTTGCAAACTGGCGTTAAAATGCAGTTCAGCTTTCTGTTACCTGAGCCGGTCCTCTTGTACTTTAGTTAAACCACCATCCTTTTTCAAAATGAAGGTGGTGCAAACAGAAAGTGCGTTTAAGACCTGTTTCTATAAAACTTCTCTCAAACGCACTTTACTTTTATTTAGCGGGTGTACTGTTCATTGTAGTACTCCTGGTAACTACCGGAGGTCACATTTTGCAACCACTCCTCGTTTTGCAGGTACCAGTCAACCGTTTTCTCCAGACCTTCCTCAAACGTCACCGATGGTTTCCAGCCCAGTTCATTCATGATCTTGGAAGAGTCAATGGCATAGCGTAAGTCATGACCGGCTCTGTCGGTTACAAAGGTGATCAACTGTCTGGAAGCTCCTTTTTCACGACCCAGCTTCTGGTCCATAATGTCACACAGCAGGTGAATGAGGTCAATGTTGCGCCACTCGTTTACACCGCCAATGTTGTAGGTATCGCCTTCTTTGCCTTTGTGGAACACATCATCAATGGCGCGGGCGTGGTCAATCACGTACAGCCAGTCTCTGATGTTTTCGCCTTTGCCGTATACCGGCACCGGTTTGTTGTTCTTGATATTATTTAGTGCCAATGGGATCAGCTTCTCAGGGAAGTGATTAGGCCCGTAATTATTGGAGCAGTTAGACACTTTTACTGGCAAACCATAGGTATGGTAATATGCCCGCACGAAGTGGTCTGAACTAGCCTTAGATGCCGAGTAAGGAGACCGCGGATCGTAAGAGGTTTCCTCGGTGAACATGCCTTCCTCGCCCAATGAGCCGTACACCTCATCAGTAGAGATGTGGTAGAATATTTTGCCAGTGAAATCAGACTTCCAGAGTTCTTTGGCGGCGTGCAGAAGGTTGCAGGTTCCGTTCACGTTCGTGCGTACAAACGCCATAGGATCTGTGATAGAGCGGTCCACGTGCGACTCGGCGGCTAGGTGCATCACGGCATCAAACTGAAGCTCCTGGAACAAGTTGTTGATGTATTCCTGATCAGTGATGTCGCCTTTGATGAAGGTGTAATTAGGTGCGTCTTCAATATCTGTCAGGTTCTGAAGATTACCTGCGTACGTAAGCTTATCCAGGTTGAAGATTTGATAGTTAGGATATTTAGTGACAAATAACCGCACCACATGAGAGCCTATGAAACCGGCTCCTCCGGTAATTAATATTTTCATTCCTATTGCTATTAACTTCTATTTCTTCACCAATTGTTGTTGCCAGGTCCATGAGCTTCCTAAGCTGTCTTCCAATGATAAGGAAGTTTTAAACCCAAGTTCCTGGGTAGCTTTGGTCACATCGGCGTAAATGGCGGGAACATCTCCAGCCCGACGTGGGCCTACTTTGTAGTTGAACTTCTGACCGGTGGCGTTTTCAAAAGCTTTGATTACCTCTAAGACAGAGCTGCCTTGACCAGTGCCAATATTGAACACCTCAAAAGGCACAGCCTCCGGGTTCTCTAATCTTTTTAGAGCAGCCAAGTGGGCTTTCGCCAAATCTACCACGTGCACATAATCACGGATATTACTTCCATCAGGTGTATCGTAGTCGGTACCAAACACAGTTAAACTCTCCCGGATGCCGGCGGCAGTCTGGGTGATGAAGGGTACCAAGTTACTTGGAATCCCCAGCGGCAACTCTCCAATCAAAGCCGATTCATGAGCTCCAACAGGATTGAAGTAACGCAAGGCAATAGATCTTAAAGAGC is part of the Rufibacter tibetensis genome and harbors:
- the galE gene encoding UDP-glucose 4-epimerase GalE, coding for MNKILVTGGAGYIGSHTVVELAQAGYTPIIVDNFSNSEERVLEGLAQIVGKEIPCYKVDCTDAAALQEVFSKEGNIDGVIHFAAAKAVGESVQNPLKYYHNNVTGLVTLLQVMEANNVTKLVFSSSCTVYGVPDQLPVTEETPTKKANSPYGNTKKIDEEILQDVAASGSSLRSIALRYFNPVGAHESALIGELPLGIPSNLVPFITQTAAGIRESLTVFGTDYDTPDGSNIRDYVHVVDLAKAHLAALKRLENPEAVPFEVFNIGTGQGSSVLEVIKAFENATGQKFNYKVGPRRAGDVPAIYADVTKATQELGFKTSLSLEDSLGSSWTWQQQLVKK
- the rfbB gene encoding dTDP-glucose 4,6-dehydratase; its protein translation is MKILITGGAGFIGSHVVRLFVTKYPNYQIFNLDKLTYAGNLQNLTDIEDAPNYTFIKGDITDQEYINNLFQELQFDAVMHLAAESHVDRSITDPMAFVRTNVNGTCNLLHAAKELWKSDFTGKIFYHISTDEVYGSLGEEGMFTEETSYDPRSPYSASKASSDHFVRAYYHTYGLPVKVSNCSNNYGPNHFPEKLIPLALNNIKNNKPVPVYGKGENIRDWLYVIDHARAIDDVFHKGKEGDTYNIGGVNEWRNIDLIHLLCDIMDQKLGREKGASRQLITFVTDRAGHDLRYAIDSSKIMNELGWKPSVTFEEGLEKTVDWYLQNEEWLQNVTSGSYQEYYNEQYTR